From a region of the Desulfuromonas sp. KJ2020 genome:
- the ccsB gene encoding c-type cytochrome biogenesis protein CcsB: MNSVQLFNLTTIGYFASMVLFLVYLIARSPKLALAATAVAWAGFAANTAGIALRYFEAVDMGYNQAPLSNLYESVVFFAWSILLVYLLMDLKYKQRAVGAFVIPFAFIGMTWAQLGLDDAIAPLVPALQSNWLTYHVITCFLGYAGFAIACGASIMYLILDTQKDKDNKHGILALFPDIRVLDDINYKAIMFGFPMLTLGIITGAAWANYAWGTYWSWDPKETWSLIVWFVYAAFLHARFTRGWVGKRAAWLSIVGFAATIFCYLGVNLVLSGLHSYGGA; the protein is encoded by the coding sequence ATGAACAGCGTGCAACTCTTTAACCTGACCACTATCGGCTATTTTGCCTCGATGGTGCTTTTTCTCGTCTATCTTATCGCCCGCTCCCCCAAGCTCGCCCTGGCCGCCACGGCCGTGGCCTGGGCCGGTTTTGCCGCCAACACGGCCGGTATTGCCCTGCGCTACTTTGAAGCGGTGGACATGGGTTACAACCAGGCTCCCCTCTCCAACCTGTATGAATCGGTGGTCTTCTTTGCCTGGTCGATTCTGCTGGTCTACCTGCTGATGGATCTGAAGTACAAACAACGGGCCGTCGGGGCCTTTGTCATCCCCTTCGCCTTCATCGGCATGACCTGGGCCCAGCTCGGCCTTGATGACGCCATCGCTCCGCTGGTGCCCGCACTGCAGAGCAACTGGCTGACCTATCACGTCATCACCTGTTTTCTCGGCTACGCCGGCTTCGCCATCGCCTGCGGCGCCTCCATCATGTACCTGATCCTTGATACGCAAAAGGACAAGGACAACAAACACGGCATCCTTGCCCTCTTTCCCGACATTCGGGTGCTGGACGACATCAACTACAAAGCGATCATGTTCGGCTTCCCCATGCTGACCCTGGGCATCATCACGGGGGCGGCCTGGGCCAACTATGCCTGGGGCACCTACTGGAGCTGGGATCCGAAAGAGACCTGGAGCCTGATCGTCTGGTTTGTCTACGCCGCGTTTCTGCACGCCCGTTTCACTCGGGGCTGGGTAGGAAAAAGGGCAGCCTGGCTGTCCATCGTCGGCTTTGCCGCCACCATTTTCTGCTATTTGGGAGTCAATCTCGTGCTGTCCGGCCTGCATTCCTACGGCGGCGCCTGA